The Solanum dulcamara chromosome 6, daSolDulc1.2, whole genome shotgun sequence genome contains the following window.
AACAAATTCATAAGCAAAGTTGTCTTCAACACTCAAAACCACTTAATTGTCAAACACATCACAAAATGCCAAGACCACTGCCACCTGATTAAACAAAAAACAAGTCAGCCTAGTAAAAACTCGGATACTATTTCATCCATAAGGAAGGTCTCTTAGAATTATAAAGTGATGGAATGCATCACACAGCAATCCTTCCATTAATCAGAGAACTATCAAACTTGAGATGTCAGAATTACCCTCAGAAAATGAGGCACTATATGGTGTATTTAGTATGCCAAAGGTCATTTTTTGGATAATGTTTTCCATGAACAAGTCAACTTGTGATATTTGGTTACCAAAAAAAGGTTTTTCATTCATGGAAATTTTTTTCCATTGAAATTACTGATGTCATAAAAGAATTCTCTTATGCTGAGAAAGATTTGCCAGAAAATTCTGTGTATAGGATAATGACATAAAAAATGTTTTCCATGCCACAGGCAAGAGAATCAACACAAATGATGGGGGAAATTAAAAATTAACTGATTACCAATCCAGTTGAAGTTCAACTCTGTAAGAGCAGAAAGACCACAACCACCAATGATGGGGATAAGAGATAAGTAAACGGCCGTAGGGAATGTCTCTCCCAAGAGGAACCTTGAAACCAAAACGCTAAAAGCAGGTTCACCACTCTTGATGATGTGAGTGAATGAAACTGCCACCTTTGACATGCTCACTGTAGCTGCCACATGCCCAATTGTATGTGCAACGGCAACCTAGAATACAAAACAGGAAGAAAACAAAGAGTGATTAAGACTCTGTTCGGCATAAAAAAACAAACTTTTTTCAGATAATGATAGTATCCAAGGTAGTCTGTGTGCACGTCTACGTGCTATCTCGCACTAGTAAGTGTATTAAAAAACTCTGACCACCGAAACGAAGGAGAAAAGAGACACTTAGCATTGAAGGTCTCTTATGGTTTTCATCcacaaaaaaacaaaactttTTCCAGATAATGATAGTATCCAAGCTAGTCTGTGTGCACGTCTACCTGCTATCTCACACTAGTACATGTATCAACTAACTCTGACCACCGAAACGAAGGAGAAAATAAATCACTTAGCATTGAAgttctcttatgattttcatccacaaaaaaacaaaactttttcaaaataatgaTAGTATCCAAGTTAGTATGTGTGCACGTCAATCTCACAGTATGTGCTAACTCACACTAGAAcatttatcaaataactctgaACACCAAAACAAAGGAGAAAAGAAATCACATAACATTGAAGGTCTCTTATGGTTTTCATCcacaaaaaaacaaaactttGTTTTCATAAAACAATTGTTGTGTACTTCAAAACCAACACACTTTTGTTGTTTTGTGTTCTTTGTCGGCAAACCCAGAAAACATTTCTCTCAACATTAAATCCAcacaaaatcaaaaatcaaatttagGTATTATGTTGGTAAATGTATCTTGATTAAGCCAAAACCACTTAacccataaaaaataaaaccaaGATCCATGGCAGGTAAAAGTTTCACTATCACAACAACCATAGACTAGATCCCCAGTTAACCAAACATTACAAAACACATCACAAGTACCACAGGCAACCAAACAACAAGGCATAAAACATCAAAATTATGGACAGAAAACATCatcaaaacaagaaaataagcAAAAAGTTGTTGCCTTTAACCAATTGGGTATCCTAAAAACTCAATTTTCCTTACCGGGAAGAGAGTTTTCCAGAATTCAAGATCAGTTTTGGGAGTTTCTGCAATTCTAAGAGCCCAAGAAATCAACATAATAAGTGAACCAGCAGCAAGTGACAAAGTTGATGTTAACCAAGGGAATGGAAAAGCATTCAACACtttcttattatatatattaaaaatcaCATTCAAAAACCACCAAGTAGCAAAATAAACACCGATCTTCATCCTCCTTGCCAACTCCGTTTTAGATTCGGGTCCTTCAATCGGTTCAGCCCGATCCGCTTCATAAGCCTTACACTTAACCAAAGCACTATTTTCATTAGATCTCTTCAAACCCCCAAAACTTTCAACAGAAGAAACATAAACAGGCTTTGAAACCGATacaccggagctccggcgagacTTCATCGCCGGTAATGGCGGAAGTAGAGAGAAACGACCTGAAGAAGTCAAAGATTGTGACTTTGACCGGGTGAAATCACACCCATTGATTGTAAAAGCCGATTGCTTCACTGTTGAGATCATAGTTTTACGCTGGCAAGCGAAAATTCAGATGGGGGTTTTgactaaaaattaaaagttttttttttataatattatatcaGCAAAAACACAAAAACCCCAGATCAAGATTTTTACGAACgaagaagaaaaactaaaaaactTGAAAAAGGGTTTGTTCTTCACGGCTCTGTCTACCTAGAAAGAGCCTGAAAAACCATGAACACTCCGTGTAACAGAGGAGATGTAATTTTCTGATAAACACAGAAAGAGGATTGAAATCTCAGTGATGAAAGGCAAGATCGACCATGTgatgatccaaaaaaaaaaagtttttaaagtgTAAAACCAAAGATTTATGGAAGAAAGTGTGTATTGGAATAGTAGGGTGGCTGGCAAAAAGTAGTATAGAAGAGTTTGTTTGGAGGTGGGCtcttttttgtattattttttctgtTCCTCTATTATAACGCCTAAATGATATTTCAATTAGACtatcatgtttttttttgttttttttttaactctACCTTCCTCTTTTCAAATATTTCactcaaattaaataaatattttattttttgataataataatgttCGATCTAATGGGTGTATTTCGATTAATTTCATAGAATATCTCTCACCCTTCATCAGTAATAAGTAGGGGCGTGTAAAAATCGAGcagaaaaaaatgttattgagttattgttattgggttattgggttaatgagtttttaataattttatataaaaaaaaaaatattgcattattgatttgatatttttttaatattgaattaatGGGTAAACCAATAGTAAACCAATAACCTATTAAggcatatttaatttattattttatccttatataaatattaaatattaatattcatACCTTGTTGGTTACTTACTTTTGCCCTTTAGCCTTTAATCACattattgtcttaatttttttatttgtgttgcacTAATATAGTTTTTTTTCCTGTTAGTTACTACTAAATCTATTTGATGAGCATTCCGTAAAGttacattattattttatggcttcaaattattggagaagtcatataattatttatgatcattttcttattggttaaattgAAAATCGAACAGCTAAAAACCAAAATCGATAAAATCAAACCGATAATACATAAAACCGAACTGAACAGACCAATGCACACCCGTAGCAATAAGTATCAGGTAATTCTATTAATGAAAATTGAAACATatgagaagaaatcacctagtgatTTTCTTTGTTGTAAATTGAATATGGGAATTCATGATGTTCAACTTACGTTATTGACCACTAGACCACACTTTTGGGTGCAAGACTTgaacaaatatgaaaaattcCTACTCCTTTCGTCTCAATTTTACATGGCTGAAATTTGAGGTATAAAGTTAATTATTTGTGTGACTatcttattaaattaattttgattttaaaaaagtatGGCATTCTTTTAGGGTCAAaatcacccccccccccccttccgAATTTTGGTTTAAAATCAAACTCCCCCTTTCCCCAACTTTTAACAATAATCATCTTTCCCCCTTTAtcctaattaatttttcaaaatgctTATTTTACCGTTTGTATTATCAACCTTCGtccttttttttacttctttcaaatcatgattttttattttttattctatttaacaaattttctattaaaaataaaaaatattttttctattcgaAAAaactaaagtaaaaaaattctaattgaatatataaattaCCGATGTTCTATATGAAATAAATTAGTAGAGtaaaaagtaaatattttaataataatcaaaactctaatgtatactatttatctttcttaatctaagtatttatagatttttatttaagcacattaaaattataagtagaataatttttttatcagtttgtcattaaaatttatgttattatttataattcttattttaatattacatgCATTTAAtatgttaatatatataaatgtatttttcaattttcttttattcttaaatGTCTGAATAGATAAACAATTTTTGTTTGTCAAtagtgaaatattttttaaattaaaaaataaaaattacttacAATACAAATAgataatcttttaattttttataggacatacctttatttttattaatatttttgtattatttttgaaatatatttaaaacctATTATATtacctattatttttatttgtataaataggtgatgaaaaatagaaaatcaaGAGCAAAATAGACATTTCATGGATAAAAGCGTGAAAATGATTATTGTTGAAAGTTTGGAGGGAGgggaaaaaattgatttttaaacCAAACTTCAGAGGGAAAAATGATTTTGACCCCattcttttatacatatattatgaagattgaaataatatatttacctGTATAATTAACGTCTGAAgttaaaatttacatattttattctgTTTGAACTTTAcaatataaaattatactaaatctattattattattgtcattgTCAACGTCAGAAATTTGAACGTGAAATAAGTAGTAACAGAAATGGGGAAATGGTGGTTGGTGGGATTCAAAATTTCATTTAATGGGTGTTGAGTATTGACTATTGACTATTACCAAATTCTAACACAACAAGATTGTGACCCTTTCATTTTAATcgatgatttttcttttaagcTTCGTTTGGTTgattaaacttttaaaattaatttatttttaagaaaatatttttaacaaaaagttacttttttaatttctaaaaactatttttaatattctCCTCAAAAGTTTGATGAAATGGTGTAACTCGTGAAAATAGATAAATTCTCCCGAGTAAAAGTTTAGGTaacattttttacttttttttttattttgtgtcaTAACATAAAGTATACCAAAAgggaaaagagaaaatatttgttTGTAATAAATAATTGAGCACCTAACATGCTATTGACTTCTAACAAGATATAAAATTTTCtagcaataattttttttaaaaaatgtttaatATGTACGGAAAAGGCAATACCTTAAACATCCACcaacaataatttttaaaaggCATTTGGGTATATGATTATTTTAATGTATGATTGTGATAAGATAATATTCCATCAAACAACTCGTCAAATATTTGTAAGGACTTAGTGAAATTGTCCTTCACTTTGAAATGTTTGTATATGGTGTTTGTTGCTAATTAGATAATGAGGCATTAAGCTATTTTAAGACAGTCATAATTATTTAAGACAAACAAAAATTATGGGACAAGTAATTTCTTGAAAAGTGAATTCAATTTTATAATCGTTTTTGTTTGAAAAATGCATTGCGAAAAGCGATGCTAGTTGGCTCGATGAAGTTGTagcccaaaaaaaaaaaagattcggAGTGGTTCTTCACCTATCCTTTTAGCCGTCAAGGGCCCAATGGAACATTGTTCATCCCTTGATCGATAAACGATAACTCACTTTCACCTCAGAATAGCTTGAATAGTCTATCAATAGCCGCCTGCCCCAGTTCTcggagttttttttttgaaagttaGCAATCCATTTTGTCAACTTTTTTTGCTTACATTGTTTCATCGATCAGTGGCTATTCACTTCATAAAGAGCTTAACACATCTTTTatcacaaataaataaatatcaccaccacttgaaaaaaaaattgagtacacttagagcccgtttggatgggctaaccaacttaaagccctttttagcttttgaacgtgtttgcctaatgctaactttaagccataaaattcttaaagtcagtcaaaaatgaaaagttaggattcctaacttttttttctaagtgcttaaaatcattttttttaccatgaaaattacttttatatcccttatattttaactaaattttcaaactaccatttttattcttttaaccctaaaattcacatcattttccttatttaagcacttttattcaaacattcaactgcttatttataaaaataactttcagcacttcaaaattctaaaagcacttcatacataaaagttacttttttaagccatTTTTAACGGGCTcttaatattattagtattatgaAGTTGTTGAGACTACACGTCTGAACTTCAATTATATGTAATTTcacatataaattaaataacgATGTCTAAATAAAATACCCCTTTAACTTTATACTAGTACTACTGCTTTGAGTGGGACTTTGACAAAAATGACCCCTCACTGTCAAAGCTTACCCACAAGTCTCAACTCTTGAAGAGTAAGGGGCACACCATGTGTTTTAGTTGAGTAAATTTAGTTAGAGATTGCATCATaacacattattattattataattattagtctaatgtatcaattaaaatagtattattcttttttataatGATCATAATAAACAAAAGCAGTACAGGATTCAGTGCATTGCAATTGCTGTTTGATAAGGACATAAAGAAACATAAATTTAATACTATACAATATCAGTGCTAAAGTTTGACCCTCCATTATTTATAAACTAAAAGTTTTCTGAATTGGCATATTCTTGTTAGATTATGTTAAATGCCGtgtcatttaagaattttttgcAGTTGTTCTCTGCCCCCCTTGTCTGGTTTTTCTCCATGGGGACAGAACAAGTATTATAAGTGGCTTTTTATTGGAATAATAAGACATTTTTATCCATAGGGCATAATAATAACCCTCCACAACATTTATAAGTCAAGATAGGAAAGTAAATGCCTTTTGGAGCAATTATTCTTTTTCCATTTCTTTATGCTTTTCCTCCCTTATTTGATATAACTCTATCCAAAACAATCTCTTTAATCTGCAAAAATAGGCATAAGATTTACTTACATTCTACCTTCTGCAAACCCCACTTATGAAACAACGTTCAATATAATTTTTACTGTTAATGTATGTaggtaaaatttttaaaaattcatataaGGAATGACGACATCCATGTAAGTACCTCAGTTTCTTACTCATACAAATGAACTATTTCTCAACAACTTAGAATGATATTTGTCTAACTAATTAGCCGAAAGATAGGTATCAGTGTACAAAGAGAATACAGGTGACCAATAATAAGCACTGAGTAAATGGACAAATGAAAATAGAGAACTTTGTCCCTTCAttagaactttttttttttggttttctagTCGGTGTCCGAAGTCCGTGGAGCCCAACTAAATTCGGATCACGCACTGCAGGACCCATTTGGGGGTGGCGCTCCCAACAGAATTTTTTTCATACCCAAAGCTCGAACCCAAGACATCTAGTTAAGGGTGAAGCAGTCTCACCACtgcaccacaacccatgttggTACCTTCATAAGAACTAAACCCCTCTGATAGttcaacttttttatttttctgactGACTATATAAAGGACTTATCAGCAGAGTATCCACagtgaaaaaaagaagataaaactCAATTTCTCCAATTGTACAACCAGACAATGCATGAAAGTTTGAAATGTAAAACACGCAAAATAGCAGACATTGGAACTTGATCAATGCTTATGTAACTTTctttcccaaaaaaaaacaaactttttatacaatatttttccAATCCTTGTTAATCATATGACTGAGTCAACTATCACATATAGTAGATTTACAATGTTTGATTCCTTTTGAATTAAAAACAATCACAAAATCATCTTCCAAGCATCTATGCCTATCccccacaaaataaaagacaaaagGGTAAAGGGTCCATTGCTAAGCTAACTGTTACCTGCTCCAGTACAGTCAGTTTCCACTACTTCGAAAACCTTTAGTCACCtcaatgcaaaaaaaaaaaaaaaagttccaaCTGATTTACATGAATCTGCAGAAATCATTACCAAAAATAACTGATCCAAGAAGTGTACTAAAGCATGGTGTTGTGCTTGTAAAAGGAACCAAAAAATTGTAGCACCGGATCCACAGCTAATGCTTGCAAAATATCTGCTTGTTGGAGACTGCATCACATAAACATACAATAAGAAGCTAATAAGCATAAAAATGTCAGTATCAGGTTTACACATCAACTTAAATGCTCTTTAACAATCAATGACTTTTAAACGCAATACTGCAGTACTAAAGCAGAAGCTATTAGATGATCAAATTTGTCAACTGATTTCATTTTTTAAGTGAGCTGAATAATCTTGACACATATGAAAGATGAAAAGGCAAATCACAATAATCTTGCAGCGCAAAGCATGAGTTTGATATCGAAATAGGTGAAGTTACTTGCTGCATCAAGAAGCATAAGTGCAACATGAAATCCTTCAAAGTTcaagtaaaatgatatacatcTATAGTTAAATTGATGACTTCTTGGTTAGCTGAAAGACTGGAGAAATCAAATTTCGACAGGCTCCAAAAGTAGATTTGCATATTGCAGTTTGCTTTCAACTCCTTGTGATGTTTCcactcataaaagtccaaagAGGTTCTAGTTCAATAATTTCGTTGCGACACTGTGCTCTTTCGAATAAGAAATTCAGTGAATGTACATCCTAACTACAGAAACCAGATTTCATTAAGTGATTCCCATTTATCAATCTATAATGATAAACTAATGTCACACAGTCTCATGTGCAGAATTTCAGTTAAGTTGCCGAAAGATGAAACAAACGAGTCTGGATATAATTTTCCAGTCAAACCTTAACTCTATTAACATGGTAAGCTTTTGGTGCAAGCACGTGCAAATCTTTTTCTACCATATAAAGAGACATATTTTCATCTGGTGACCACGGATACACAAAATATTATCGTCATTATAAAAGAATGAGACTATTTTTTATTGATATGTAAcactaattataataattaatgatGCATATTGCAATTACTCTTGCCTTTAACTCCTTgaggaaagaagaaattatttgaTGTTTCCAGTTGTAAAAGTCCAAAGAGGTTCTAGTTCAAGAATTTCTTAGCAACACTGCTTTTTTAAAATACGAAACTCTGTGAATGTGAATCCTAACTCCTAGCTAGAGAAACCGGGTATTCAATAAGAAATTACCCACTCCCATTCATCTATTTATAATGGTACTCTAATTTAATACAGAGTCTCATGTGGAGAAGTTAAGTTGCTGAAAGCTGGAACAATTGGGGCTGAATATAATTGTCCAGTCAAATCTTAGCTTTATTAACACGGTGAGCTTTTGGTGCAAGCACGTGCAAATCATTTTATACCATATAAAGAGACATGGTGGACAATAGATGCACAAAAGTAGGAATAAATGAGAGATCTTATTTTGACCTGGCTagcaactacaacaacaacaacccagtgaaatcccacaatatggggtctggggagggtagaatgtacgcagaccttactcctaccaaggtaggacggctgtttcctggagaccctcggctcagtgaCCTGGCTAGCAACTAATTAAGTATTATAAATGAACTTTGAAATGTATATTAGCAGGACAACATATGTGTAATATGCGATTTTCAAGCACTAGATACTAAGCTTAACTTAATCCTGGATAGATGTACTTCTATGTTATTCTGAAACATGCATAAACCTTCCTCTTTTTGTATTCCCAAATTATAACTAGCTCCTTGCAACTTGAAAGTAACTCATATATAATCCACGGAAGACTAACCTTCTGAAAAATGACAAGAAATTAAGCATTCATCATGATTTCTTAGTAAAACTCAAGTTCATATCTTGGCCCGGACACAACATTATCAAAAACTAAAGCTCAAGTTCATATTTCGAAGGGCAGAATTTGAGTTTTTATGCTCATTACTATACTGAGAAGTCTGATTCAGATATTTAGCTAGTAATTTGAATTATGAACCAAAGCAGAAGGAAATAAAAAACAGATGCCACAGTTCTGCATAGAAAGAAAAATGACGAGGAAAACTAACAAGCTTCTTGATGGAAAAGGAACTCACATGTAAAAGCTCTTTTAGGTTTTACATAAACTTGATAGCACAGGACACTGATCCTCCGTGCCGACTCTGAAGTTGAGCTTCAACTTCCTTTTGCTTCTTTGGATCCCCAAAAGGTCTCTTTGAACAAACTATGTTCAGCTTCTCCAAAACAATTGCAATTTCCagaaaatttcttaaaaaagaaatttctGAATCATTACCATGAAAATTGCTGTATTTCACTGTCTTGAGACTAGACAAGAAACAGGGTGGTACGGATCTCAAGTTCCAGTCATCTTCAAAAAGGCGCATGCAGGGGTCAAGTCCCTGAAtggaaagaaaaatgaaaaatagaaaagaattcATGTGACTTGACAAGAACTTATAAATAAGTCCACAATGCCAAAGGTATCTACCTCAGAAAAATGAAGTGATTGCAACTTTGGCAGACATCGGAGCAATTCCTTCAATGGTCCAATGGTATGATTTTCAAGTTCCATACTCAACTCCAAATGTGTCAAGTTATAAAATATTGGAAATCGGTCTTCCTCAATATCTGCGATGAAGAGAGACTTTGCCAAGCAACAAGTGGGATcacagaaaaggaaaaaagaaaggaCATCAGTATTGCATATTTAGACATTCAACATTCTAGACTGTGATGTTTTGTAGCTAATTTCCGTCTTGTTAGTAATTACCTCAATAGCCCTGCAAGATATTCTCGCAGCACTAATCTTGTGTAGCCCTCTAAAGAGCTTAACAGCACGAAAAGCAATTTGATTTCTCTTCTCATACAGAATGGGGATGTGAATTGATGCATTGACTGAGGAAGATATATTATACAAACATATCTCATTTGAGAGATAACCACTGTACTTAAGGAAACTAAGACTTGCTGCCTCAATCTTGATTTCGCAGCCATTTAGATCATCAGTGGAGCCAAAGAAAGGCAAATCATCGATTATCAAACTCTTTAATGAAGATATTGAAATCGCAACTTGCTTCAAGTTCATCCATTCACAATCTAATATAGCCAACTCCCGAAGCATAGGGCAGCTAGAAAACAGCCTCTGGGTTGAGCTATCATCCCGAAATGTGACAAGACATAGGTGCAAGGTTTTaagtaaaggaaaaaaaatactagTAGGTAGTTCCAGAACACAATTCATTTCAAGTTTTAGAGAAGTAAGTGTCTTGCTACTGAAAACACATTGAGGCAACATAAAAGGTTCTTCTACAAAAAGACAGAGATCAAGATCTTGAACATTATGTCTAATAACAGCTGAAAGCCATGAACAAATATGAGAAGCACTGAAGCAAACACGGCAGGAAAGGTGAAACTTTTTTATGTCTGATTCTTCTCGAAGTTGAAGGACTTTGTGAACAAAGTGCATGAAACAAGTGACCTTCATCGGATAACCAAGAACTCCACTTGAGTAGAGAAATGAGTCATCAAAGTCAATGTTTTCAACACAAGTCCAAAGATTCTTCCACCTTGTTGACAGTATACATGTGCCCACAACATCTCTGGTAGGAAGATATGAAAGAATGTGAAGAAGAATGGAATCAGGTAAATTGCTGATCTCATCCTCTCCGCCTTCAGGGTTATAAACTTCCAAAGCATTAAGCCGTTTGAAGCTGTTAATTGAGTGCCACCTACCCCCTGGGCAAGGAAAAAAGCAGTCAGTAGGTTGAACTTAGCAGTAAAGATGTAGAAATGGGCAAACACATATGCAAGTTGAAGCATAAGATTCTCGTTAGTTAACGTGTGGAAATCAAACTAAAGGAGACTTGAATCTCCAACACCATCAATGAATTACTTAACGCAACAatcaaagtataaaaaaaaaagggcagcccggtgcactaaagctcccgctatgcgcggggtccggggaagggcctgaccacaagggtctattgtacgcagccttgccttgcatttctgccagaggctgtttccaaggcttgaacccgtgacctcctggtctaTACAACTTCGTAAAAACATCCAAATCCTAGAAACGAGACAAATCCATTATCAGCCTAATGCATTAGAAGTCTCACTAATGAATCATGCCTTTCAACTGAAATTGACCCTCTTCCCCAAGACCCCAACAGAAGAAGGAAACAATATGATTGATATGTGATAATACCCCCACTTGGTCATTGTTTGACAGAGCTTAGGGGTAGTTCATTCGATCCAAGACTTCAGTTGAGACAAATACCAGTTTAGCTGAGCCGAGGGCCAAGTCAGCCCAAACAATGAGACAAAGGCCAGTTCAACTGAGTTTAAACAAAACCTCCAAACCTTATGTCAGCCTATCAACTGGATAATGATTTTGAGGTTTCATGACGATAGGTTAAGCTTCAAATGGGTCTGAATCAATTAGATTAGCATGAATTTGATCATACCTTTAGCTAACTAAGCACAAGGAGCTACGTCATAGAATCAATCAAGGTCCAAGTTACTGTGGAAAAAAGTTTTGAATTTGACCAAGTCCAAAGAAACTTATAGGCAAAGGATCTAGTTAGATACTAACTTCCCAAGGAGTGAGGGACAAGGAACAAACAGTTACTTGATAAAATAACTATCAGCCATCCCAATAAT
Protein-coding sequences here:
- the LOC129892655 gene encoding F-box/LRR-repeat protein At4g14103-like, yielding MTTIISRGRWHSINSFKRLNALEVYNPEGGEDEISNLPDSILLHILSYLPTRDVVGTCILSTRWKNLWTCVENIDFDDSFLYSSGVLGYPMKVTCFMHFVHKVLQLREESDIKKFHLSCRVCFSASHICSWLSAVIRHNVQDLDLCLFVEEPFMLPQCVFSSKTLTSLKLEMNCVLELPTSIFFPLLKTLHLCLVTFRDDSSTQRLFSSCPMLRELAILDCEWMNLKQVAISISSLKSLIIDDLPFFGSTDDLNGCEIKIEAASLSFLKYSGYLSNEICLYNISSSVNASIHIPILYEKRNQIAFRAVKLFRGLHKISAARISCRAIESLFIADIEEDRFPIFYNLTHLELSMELENHTIGPLKELLRCLPKLQSLHFSEGLDPCMRLFEDDWNLRSVPPCFLSSLKTVKYSNFHGNDSEISFLRNFLEIAIVLEKLNIVCSKRPFGDPKKQKEVEAQLQSRHGGSVSCAIKFM
- the LOC129891250 gene encoding glucose-6-phosphate/phosphate translocator 1, chloroplastic, with product MISTVKQSAFTINGCDFTRSKSQSLTSSGRFSLLPPLPAMKSRRSSGVSVSKPVYVSSVESFGGLKRSNENSALVKCKAYEADRAEPIEGPESKTELARRMKIGVYFATWWFLNVIFNIYNKKVLNAFPFPWLTSTLSLAAGSLIMLISWALRIAETPKTDLEFWKTLFPVAVAHTIGHVAATVSMSKVAVSFTHIIKSGEPAFSVLVSRFLLGETFPTAVYLSLIPIIGGCGLSALTELNFNWIGFSGAMISNVAFVFRNIFSKKGMKGKSVSGMNYYACLSMLSLLILTPFAIAVEGPQMWALGFEKAVSQIGPQIVWWMAAQSVFYHLYNQVSYMSLDEISPLTFSIGNTMKRISVIVSSIIIFRTPVQPVNALGAAIAILGTFLYSQAKQ